In Malaclemys terrapin pileata isolate rMalTer1 chromosome 11, rMalTer1.hap1, whole genome shotgun sequence, a single genomic region encodes these proteins:
- the PLEKHA3 gene encoding pleckstrin homology domain-containing family A member 3 isoform X1: MEGVLYKWTNYLTGWQPRWFVLDNGILSYYDSQDDVCKGSKGSIKMAVCEIKVHPTDNTRMELIIAGEQHFYMKAVNAAERQRWLVALGSSKACLTDTRTKKEKEISETNESLKTKMSELRLYCDLLMQQVHTIQEFVHHDESRSSPSIENMNEASSLLSATCNTFITTLEECVKIANAKFKPEMFQLPHPDPLVSPVSPSPIQMMKRSISHPGTYSSGSSNATKEPISSLHRLSQRRRRTYSDTESYNDIPLEDTERPAHCSRSALNGHLAPSTIPEENRSVSKKRPELEETLPSSSS, encoded by the exons ATGGAAGGAGTCCTGTACAAGTGGACCAATTACCTGACAG GTTGGCAGCCTCGCTGGTTTGTTTTAGACAATGGAATATTGTCCTACTATGATTCACAAGATGATGTTTGCAAAGGCAGTAAAGGAAGCATAAAGATGGCAGTATGTGAAATTAAAG TTCATCCAACAGACAACACAAGAATGGAGTTAATCATCGCAGGGGAACAGCATTTTTATATGAAAGCAGTTAATGCAGCTGAGAGGCAGAGATGGCTGGTAGCACTGGGTAGTTCTAAAGCCTGTTTGACAGACAccagaacaaaaaaagaaaaag aaATTAGTGAAACCAATGAATCTCTTAAAACCAAAATGTCCGAACTTCGCCTCTACTGTGATCTCTTAATGCAGCAAGTTCATACAATACAAGAATTTGTTCACCATGATGAGAGTCGCTCATCTCCCAGCATTGAG AACATGAATGAAGCCTCCTCCTTGCTCAGTGCCACATGTAACACATTTATTACAACACTTGAAGAATGTGTGAAGATAGCTAATGCCAAGTTTAAGCCAGAGATGTTTCAACTGCCTCATCCTGATCCCTTAGTTTCTCCTGTGTCACCTTCACCTATTCAAATG ATGAAACGCTCCATTAGCCATCCTGGTACATACAGTTCAGGGAG TAGTAACGCCACAAAAGAACCAATTTCTTCACTCCACCGGTTATCCCAACGACGCAGAAGAACATACTCCGATACAGAATCCTATAATGATATTCCTCTTGAAGATACAGAGA GACCTGCTCACTGTTCCAGAAGTGCTCTCAATGGACACTTGGCACCATCAACCATTCCTGAAGAAAACAGATCAGTTTCAAAGAAAAGACCTGAATTGGAAGAGACTCTTCCATCCTCTTCTTCCTGA
- the PLEKHA3 gene encoding pleckstrin homology domain-containing family A member 3 isoform X2 translates to MAVCEIKVHPTDNTRMELIIAGEQHFYMKAVNAAERQRWLVALGSSKACLTDTRTKKEKEISETNESLKTKMSELRLYCDLLMQQVHTIQEFVHHDESRSSPSIENMNEASSLLSATCNTFITTLEECVKIANAKFKPEMFQLPHPDPLVSPVSPSPIQMMKRSISHPGTYSSGSSNATKEPISSLHRLSQRRRRTYSDTESYNDIPLEDTERPAHCSRSALNGHLAPSTIPEENRSVSKKRPELEETLPSSSS, encoded by the exons ATGGCAGTATGTGAAATTAAAG TTCATCCAACAGACAACACAAGAATGGAGTTAATCATCGCAGGGGAACAGCATTTTTATATGAAAGCAGTTAATGCAGCTGAGAGGCAGAGATGGCTGGTAGCACTGGGTAGTTCTAAAGCCTGTTTGACAGACAccagaacaaaaaaagaaaaag aaATTAGTGAAACCAATGAATCTCTTAAAACCAAAATGTCCGAACTTCGCCTCTACTGTGATCTCTTAATGCAGCAAGTTCATACAATACAAGAATTTGTTCACCATGATGAGAGTCGCTCATCTCCCAGCATTGAG AACATGAATGAAGCCTCCTCCTTGCTCAGTGCCACATGTAACACATTTATTACAACACTTGAAGAATGTGTGAAGATAGCTAATGCCAAGTTTAAGCCAGAGATGTTTCAACTGCCTCATCCTGATCCCTTAGTTTCTCCTGTGTCACCTTCACCTATTCAAATG ATGAAACGCTCCATTAGCCATCCTGGTACATACAGTTCAGGGAG TAGTAACGCCACAAAAGAACCAATTTCTTCACTCCACCGGTTATCCCAACGACGCAGAAGAACATACTCCGATACAGAATCCTATAATGATATTCCTCTTGAAGATACAGAGA GACCTGCTCACTGTTCCAGAAGTGCTCTCAATGGACACTTGGCACCATCAACCATTCCTGAAGAAAACAGATCAGTTTCAAAGAAAAGACCTGAATTGGAAGAGACTCTTCCATCCTCTTCTTCCTGA
- the FKBP7 gene encoding peptidyl-prolyl cis-trans isomerase FKBP7 isoform X2, whose product MLRQQKWKRAPPKSPPPPCGRDGADIANSWGGHTHRAFCLLTIHTHGQKKEDATAEEVKIEVLHVPKECKPKSKKGDLLNAHYDGYLAGDGSKFYCSRTQNEGHPKWFVLGVGQVIKGLDIAMMNMCPGEKRKVTIPPSLAYGKEGYAQGKIPPNATLIFEIELYAVTKGPRSVEAFTQIDMDSDKKLSRDELSHYLKQEFERDGKKRDASVHGSILADIFKRNDHDGDGFISAKEYNVYQHDEL is encoded by the exons ATGCTGCGACAGCAGAAGTGGAAACGCGcaccccccaaatccccccccccgccctgcgggAGAGACGGTGCAGACATCGCCAACTCCTGGGGGGGGCACACACATAga GCTTTTTGTCTTCTTACGATCCACACGCACGGACAAAAGAAAGAGGATGCCACTGCAGAGGAAGTTAAAATAGAAGTTTTACATGTGCCCAAAGAATGCAAGCCAAAGAGCAAGAAGGGGGATCTGCTTAATGCACATTATGATGGCTACCTGGCCGGTGATGGATCCAAGTTTTATTGCAG tcGGACACAAAATGAAGGTCACCCAAAGTGGTTTGTTCTGGGTGTTGGCCAAGTCATAAAAGGATTAGATATTGCTATGATGAATATGTGTCCTGGAGAAAAACGGAAAGTGACAATTCCACCATCATTAGCGTATGGAAAGGAAGGctatg CACAAGGCAAGATTCCACCTAATGCAACATTGATCTTTGAGATTGAACTGTATGCAGTGACTAAAGGACCACGTAGTGTTGAAGCATTTACTCAAATAGACATGGACAGTGACAAGAAACTCTCTCGAGATGAG ctaaGCCATTATTTGAAACAGGAATTTGAAAGAGATGGTAAAAAACGTGATGCATCAGTTCACGGTTCTATTTTAGCCGATATATTTAAGAGGAATGACCATGATGGAGATGGCTTCATATCTGCAAAGGAGTACAATGTCTATCAGCATGATGAACTATAG
- the FKBP7 gene encoding peptidyl-prolyl cis-trans isomerase FKBP7 isoform X1 encodes MTFGVRLVFFLQAFCLLTIHTHGQKKEDATAEEVKIEVLHVPKECKPKSKKGDLLNAHYDGYLAGDGSKFYCSRTQNEGHPKWFVLGVGQVIKGLDIAMMNMCPGEKRKVTIPPSLAYGKEGYAQGKIPPNATLIFEIELYAVTKGPRSVEAFTQIDMDSDKKLSRDELSHYLKQEFERDGKKRDASVHGSILADIFKRNDHDGDGFISAKEYNVYQHDEL; translated from the exons ATGACTTTCGGAGTCAGATTAGTTTTTTTCTTACAGGCTTTTTGTCTTCTTACGATCCACACGCACGGACAAAAGAAAGAGGATGCCACTGCAGAGGAAGTTAAAATAGAAGTTTTACATGTGCCCAAAGAATGCAAGCCAAAGAGCAAGAAGGGGGATCTGCTTAATGCACATTATGATGGCTACCTGGCCGGTGATGGATCCAAGTTTTATTGCAG tcGGACACAAAATGAAGGTCACCCAAAGTGGTTTGTTCTGGGTGTTGGCCAAGTCATAAAAGGATTAGATATTGCTATGATGAATATGTGTCCTGGAGAAAAACGGAAAGTGACAATTCCACCATCATTAGCGTATGGAAAGGAAGGctatg CACAAGGCAAGATTCCACCTAATGCAACATTGATCTTTGAGATTGAACTGTATGCAGTGACTAAAGGACCACGTAGTGTTGAAGCATTTACTCAAATAGACATGGACAGTGACAAGAAACTCTCTCGAGATGAG ctaaGCCATTATTTGAAACAGGAATTTGAAAGAGATGGTAAAAAACGTGATGCATCAGTTCACGGTTCTATTTTAGCCGATATATTTAAGAGGAATGACCATGATGGAGATGGCTTCATATCTGCAAAGGAGTACAATGTCTATCAGCATGATGAACTATAG